One Channa argus isolate prfri chromosome 15, Channa argus male v1.0, whole genome shotgun sequence DNA segment encodes these proteins:
- the LOC137099589 gene encoding GTPase IMAP family member 7-like, translating to MSSSENAASHKACEASPSASEAEPLRIVLLGRTGTGRSSSGNTILGRSAFWVEASPCSVTTQCKRQSGTVDGRNISVIDTPGFFHTHLAPHEIMAEVGRCVVMSSPGPHIFLVTLQPGRFTQEEKDALEWIKAIFGPGASRFTMVLFTWGDQLQDRRIEDFLEKSKELWHFVNSCHGGYHIFDNSKQDGARQVTELLKKVDRIVVDNGSGCYSDGMFKEAERAIKQAKERILGERGHEMESPQKMAEDKEEQELAIENKRQIEEEDEKRKREEEEAKKREERLFWCELLTAMGKGAAEGAGIVGKDKGKGKAVKKVKVVEKAAALAASPLSISSAAKAVGGAVREGGKVLYKHRKTFLP from the exons ATGTCGTCATCTGAAAATGCTGCGTCACACAAAG CCTGTGAAGCGTCACCTTCTGCATCAGAGGCCGAACCCCTGAGGATCGTCCTGCTGGGGAGGACGGGAACAGGTAGAAGCTCTTCGGGAAACACCATCCTGGGCAGGTCTGCGTTCTGGGTTGAAGCGTCACCCTGTTCTGTCACCACACAATGTAAGAGACAGTCCGGGACAGTGGACGGACGAAACATTTCAGTGATTGACACACCCGGATTCTTCCACACACACCTAGCCCCTCATGAGATCATGGCAGAGGTGGGGCGGTGTGTCGTCATGTCCTCTCCGGGACCCCACATCTTCTTGGTGACCCTGCAGCCTGGCAGGTTCACCCAGGAGGAGAAGGACGCCTTGGAGTGGATCAAGGCTATATTTGGGCCTGGAGCTTCCAGGTTTACCATGGTGCTGTTCACCTGGGGAGACCAGCTGCAGGACAGACGCATCGAGGACTTCCTGGAGAAGAGCAAAGAGCTGTGGCACTTTGTCAACAGCTGCCATGGGGGCTATCACATCTTTGATAACAGCAAACAGGACGGGGCGCGACAAGTCACGGAACTTCTAAAAAAGGTAGACAGGATTGTGGTGGACAATGGAAGCGGTTGCTATAGCGACGGGATGTTTAAGGAGGCTGAGAGGGCCATTAAGCAGGCAAAAGAGAGGATCCTGGGCGAAAGAGGACATGAGATGGAGTCCCCACAGAAGATGGCTGAAGACAAAGAGGAACAGGAACTAGCGATAGAAAACAAGAGGCAGATAGAAGAGGAAGAcgaaaagaggaagagggaggaagaggaggccaagaagagagaggagaggctTTTCTGGTGCGAGCTGTTGACGGCGATGGGGAAAGGTGCTGCAGAGGGCGCAGGGATCGTGGGGAAGGACAAAGGGAAAGGAAAAGCTGTGAAGAAGGTGAAGGTGGTGGAGAAGGCCGCAGCACTGGCAGCCTCGCCGCTCTCCATCAGCTCAGCTGCCAAAGCGGTGGGAGGGGcggtgagggagggagggaaggtgttgtacaaacacaggaaaaccTTTCTGCCCTGA
- the kdelr3 gene encoding ER lumen protein-retaining receptor 3, protein MNIFRLLGDVSHLVAIIILLLKIWRSKSCAGISGKSQVLFALVFTTRYLDLFTVFISPYNTVMKVVFLALSYATVYLIYMRFRNSYDSENDTFRVEFLLVPVIGLSFLENYTFTPLEILWTFSIFLEAVAIMPQLFMITKTGEAESITTHYLFFLGLYRALYIANWVWRYHTEGFFDQIAVVSGVVQTIFYCDFFYLYFTRVLRGQAKMSLPMPI, encoded by the exons atgaaTATCTTTCGGCTGCTGGGAGACGTGTCACATCTGGTGGCGATCATCATCCTGCTGCTGAAGATCTGGAGGTCCAAGTCCTGTGCTG GGATCTCTGGGAAGTCCCAAGTGCTGTTTGCGCTAGTCTTCACCACCAGGTACCTTGACCTGTTCACAGTCTTCATTTCTCCCTACAACACAGTCATGAAG GTGGTGTTCCTGGCTCTGTCCTACGCAACTGTGTACCTGATCTACATGCGCTTCAGGAACTCGTACGACTCGGAGAACGATACGTTCCGCGTGGAGTTCCTGTTGGTGCCGGTCATCGGGTTGTCCTTCCTGGAGAATTACACTTTCACCCCACTGGAG ATCCTGTGGACCTTCTCCATCTTCCTGGAGGCGGTGGCCATAATGCCGCAGCTCTTCATGATCACCAAGACTGGCGAGGCGGAGTCCATCACCACCCACTACCTGTTCTTCCTGGGCCTCTACCGAGCCCTGTACATCGCCAACTGGGTTTGGCGTTACCACACCGAGGGCTTCTTTGACCAGATCGCTGTGGTGTCCGGTGTTGTTCAGACCATTTTCTACTGCGATTTCTTCTACCTTTACTTCACAAGAG TTCTTCGAGGACAAGCAAAGATGAGCCTGCCGATGCCTATTTAA